The stretch of DNA ATCAGCGGCATCGGCCAGAACAAGCTGAGCAAGTACGGCGAAGCGGTTCTCACGGCGCTGGCCGAGGAGTGAGCGGCCCGCCACGAAGTGCGCCGGTGCCCCGGGATCCGGAGCGCACCGCCTTCGAGCGCGGTCGCCGCCGGGTTACTCTCCGTGCCGAGTTCACGCCCCTTACTCGTTCGGATGGCCGGACATGGCACCCTGGTAGAGCTGAGGGCGGTGTGCGGAGCGCCCGTGCAAGCTGCCCGGGGCGAACCGGGCGATGACCAGGAGTGGTTGAGTGTTCGACTTTATCCTCTATCCGGTGTCGGCCATCTTGTGGTTCTGGCACAAGGTTTTCGGCACCGTGCTGGGGCCGGACAACGGCTTCGCCTGGGCGTTGGCGGTGTTCTTCCTGGTGTTCAGCTTGCGCGTGTTGCTGCTCAAGCCCGCGATCAGCCAGATGCGCGCCGGCCGGAAGATGGCGAAGTTCTCCCCGCAGATCCAGAAGCTGCGGGAGAAGTACAAGAACGATCGCCAGCGCATGGCGCAGGAGATGCAGAAGCTGCAGTCCGAGCACGGGGTGAACCCGGTCGGCGGCTGCCTGCCCGCGCTGCTGCAGATCCCGGTGTTCCTGAGCCTGTTCCACGTGCTGCGCGGGTTCACCCCGCAGGCGCAGAGCAACTACATCTTCAACCGCGCCGAAGTGGTGTCGTTCACCAAGGCCGACATCTTCGGCGCGAAGCTCGGCAACTGGCTCACCCAGCCCGCCGCGGAGCTCGCCCAGTTCGACACCACGCGGGCGAACATGATGGCGGTCGGCATTCCGCTGATGGTGATCGCCTCGATCGCGACGTTCTTCACGATGCGGATGTCGCAGAAGCGCCAGACCGACGCCTCCATGACGAATCCCCAGACCGCGATGATGGGGAAGTTCATGATGTACGTGGCGCCGGTCGGCACCTTGTTCTCCGGCTGGGTGCTGCCGATCGCCGTGGTGCTGTACTTCATGGCGAACAACATCTGGACGCTGGGCCAGCAGCACTTCATCAGCAACAAGATCGACCGCGAGCAGGAGCGGGAGAAGGAGAAGGAGCTCGCCGCGAAGAAGGACGCGCCGCGTCCGAAGCCGGGGCAGAAGCCTTCGCAGACCAAGAACAACGACTCCGGCGACGGCGAGGCGACCGAGACCGCCGAGCAGTCCGAGAACGGCCAGGCCCCGTCGTCCGAGGACGGCGCCACCGCGGTGGCCGGCAGCAAACCCGCGCCCGGTGCGAAACCCGCGCAGCAATCAAGTCCGGGGAACCGGCGCCCGCAGCAGAAGAAGCGCCCGGGCAAGCAGGCAGCTTCCGCCAAAAAGAGCAAGAAGCGCCGTTAGCGCAGCAGCGAAAAAGCGGGATCCCCGCCCGGGGATCCCGCTTTTTCGCGTTCGTCAGGCCGGTGTGGCGACCACGATGCGGTTCTCGTCGTAGCCGAGCCCGCCGCCCACGTACCGGCCGCCGCAGGTGACCAGCACCAGCCGGTGCGGGCCGCCCTGGCCGAACAGCTCGGCCGCGCGGGCGGGCAGTTCTTCCTTGGAGACCGTGACGACTTCGGAGACCCGGTAGCGGTATTCGCGGCCGCCGTCGTCGACCACGGTGACCGGCTGGTCCGCCGCGGACTCCCACAGCTCCTCGAACGGGCCTACGGAGCCCTTCCAGTTCACGTGCCCGGCTAGCACCGTCGCCCCGTCCGGGGCGTCCAGCCCGGCGCCCCACCAGGTGGCCTCGTCCACCCCGTCCGGCACCGGGAGGGTGCCGGAGCGGTCGACTTCCTTGCGCACCAGTTCCGCCGTGCCGCCCTGCGGCAGTTTGACGGTGCCCGGTGGCTGCCCGGCGGGGATCTGCACCGGCTGCGGCGGCAGGTCAGCGGCCTGCACGGGTCCTGGCGCCGGTTGCGCTCCGGTGGTGCCCCGCGGCGCCGAGGCGGCGACCTCGCGCCCACCGCCCAGCGTCCCGGCGACCACCCCGAAGACCCCGGCGATCGCGAGCGCACCGGCCACGACCAGCGCGATCAGCCACCGCCGCCGCTT from Saccharopolyspora sp. SCSIO 74807 encodes:
- a CDS encoding class F sortase — protein: MTAPKRRRWLIALVVAGALAIAGVFGVVAGTLGGGREVAASAPRGTTGAQPAPGPVQAADLPPQPVQIPAGQPPGTVKLPQGGTAELVRKEVDRSGTLPVPDGVDEATWWGAGLDAPDGATVLAGHVNWKGSVGPFEELWESAADQPVTVVDDGGREYRYRVSEVVTVSKEELPARAAELFGQGGPHRLVLVTCGGRYVGGGLGYDENRIVVATPA
- the yidC gene encoding membrane protein insertase YidC, translating into MSAILWFWHKVFGTVLGPDNGFAWALAVFFLVFSLRVLLLKPAISQMRAGRKMAKFSPQIQKLREKYKNDRQRMAQEMQKLQSEHGVNPVGGCLPALLQIPVFLSLFHVLRGFTPQAQSNYIFNRAEVVSFTKADIFGAKLGNWLTQPAAELAQFDTTRANMMAVGIPLMVIASIATFFTMRMSQKRQTDASMTNPQTAMMGKFMMYVAPVGTLFSGWVLPIAVVLYFMANNIWTLGQQHFISNKIDREQEREKEKELAAKKDAPRPKPGQKPSQTKNNDSGDGEATETAEQSENGQAPSSEDGATAVAGSKPAPGAKPAQQSSPGNRRPQQKKRPGKQAASAKKSKKRR